CAGTTCAACCGGGTGTTCCGCAAGATCGCCGGCGAGGCGCCGACCGTCTGGCGCGAGAAGCTCCAGCGCCAATCAGCGGCGGGTTGAGTGGGAGGGCGGCAGGTGGTGGGCCTTGCCCGCCATCTCGCAGCAACCCGGCACACCCTTGTGCTGGCAAACCGAGCAGAGCGTCTCGATCTCGCGCTGGGCCAGCGCGCGGAAACGCAGCAGGACTTCCTCGATCTCGCCGCCGAGCTTGCCATGGGCGGCGGCCCGCACGGCCAGTTCGCCGGTCGTGAAGTATTTGAGCAGCGGGTTCAACCCGCAGGCGCAGTAGTTGTGCACCGGGCCGACCACCGGGGCGCATTGCTTGAGCCACTGTTGCTGGGCCGTCTTGTCCTCAAGTCCGGCAAAAAGCTGCGCCAGCGTCGCGTCCATCAGGAAGACGAGCGTGTCGGGACGGCCGAGGGGGGTGATGGTCGGCTCGCCACGCAGCAGCTCGGCCCACTCCTGCTTGATGGCGGGACCCAGCCCTGCCAGGCACTGGACGGAGGAGGGAGTCACGCGGCGATCATGCCACAGTGCGGGCCGGGTTGCGCCGCAGCGCTTGGCGGCCATTGCGCATTTCTTGGGCAAGTCTCGCGCAACGAAGGCCAAGCGGCGCGGAGCGCCCGGGGCCGGAGCGGGTTATCGTGGTCCCATGAACCCACGACAACACATCATCCGGCTGGGCGAGCCGGCCGAAAAGGATATCCAACACGCCGCCTATTTCCTCTGGGAAGAGGCTGGCCGTCCGGTGGGGCGGGATCAGGAATTCTGGTTCGCGGCCCGCGAGCGCCTGCGGCACACCGCCCCGGTCAAGGTGACTGTGCGGAATTTGCCAAAGCCCGCCGCGTCTAGCGCAAGGAATGCGCAGCCGGCGGATGCCGTGATCTGCTAGGCTGGGGCAGACATAATCCACGCCATGTCTGTCATTCCTCTTACCGTATTCTTCAGTCTGTTGCTGGCCGGCACCTTCGTCGTGCTTTTCCTGCACGAGCAGCGCCGCCGCCACCTGACCAGCCCCGAACGCGACTCGCTCCTGCCTTTGGCGGACGAGTTTCCGCAGGCAAGCGGTGCGCAGCACCACGCCGATCGGGCGTGCGCCTGCCGGTCTGGACAACGCACGCCCTGCGCGCACTGCCTCCGCCGCCGCGATGAGCAGGACCCCGCCCATTTCTGATTCTCTTCCACGCACCCGCCATGACGAACGGACAAAAAATAACCATCGAATTCAACGACAAGGTCGTGCGGCAGTTCATGCTCGCGGCCGTCCTCTGGGGCATAGTCGGCATGCTGGTCGGCGTGCTGATCGCCACCCAGCTCAATTTCTGGCAGGCCAACCTCGGCCAGCAGTGGCTGACCTTTGGCCGCCTGCGCCCGTTGCACACCAACGCGGTCATCTTCGCGTTCGTCGGCAACATGATGTTTGCCGGCATCTACTACTCGACGCAGCGCCTGGTGAAGGCCCGGCTCGCGAGTGATTTCCTGTCCAACCTCCACTTCTGGGGCTGGCAGCTGATCATTGTCGCAGCCGCCATCACGCTCCCGCTCGGTCTCACCCGCGGCAAGGAATACGCCGAGCTGATCTGGCCGATCAACATCGCCGTCGCCGTCATCTGGGTCGTGTTTGCCGTGAACTTCTTCTGGACGCTGGCAAAGCGCCACGAGAAGTCCCTCTACGTCGCCATCTGGTTCTACATCGCGACGATCATCACCGTGGCGATGCTCTACATCGTCAACCACCTGTCCATCCCGACCTCGCTGGTGCACAGCTACCCGGTCTTCGGCGGCGTGCAGGACGGCCTCGTCCAGTGGTGGTATGGCCACAACGCCGTGGCGTTCTTCCTGACCACGCCGATCCTGGGCATCATGTATTACTTCCTGCCGAAGGCGGCGGAGCGGCCGGTTTATTCCTACCGGCTGTCGGTGATCCATTTCTGGTCGCTCGTGTTCCTCTACATCTGGGCCGGTCCGCACCATCTGCTCAATACCGCGTTGCCCAACTGGCTCCAGCTGCTCGGCATGACCTTCTCGCTGATGCTGTGGGCCCCGTCGTGGGGCGGCATGCTCAACGGCCTGCTCACGCTCCGCGGCGCCTGGGGCAAGCTGCGCACCGATCCCGTCATCAAGTTCTTCGCCGCCGGCGTCACCTACTACGGCATGGCCACTTTTGAGGGGCCGCTGCTGTCCATCAAGGCGGTCAACGCCCTCGGTCACTACACCGACTGGATCATCGGCCACGTCCACGCCGGCGCGCTCGGCTGGAACGGCTTCATGGCCGCGGGCATGTTCTACTGGCTCGTGCCGCGCCTGTGGAAGACGAAGCTCCATTCCGAGTCGCTCGCCAACCTGCACTTCTGGCTCGGGATGTTCGGCATCCTCCTCTACGTGGCCGCCATGTGGGCCTCGGGCATCAGCCAGGGTCTCATGCTGAACGCCACGGCCGAGGGCGGCACTATCCTCAAGTATCCGAACTTCCTCGAGACGCTGAACGCCATCCGCCCCCTCATGCTCCTGCGCGTCGTGGGTGGCGCCCTCTACCTGGTCGGCTTCATCATCATGGCCTACAACATCTGGCGCTCGATCGCCGGGACCCAGGCGGTGAACGGCACCATGGAGGTCTTCCCGGAGCCGCACCGCGCCGACGAGAAGCTCGGGGCCGGCGGCACGATCTTCAGCGCCCCCGTGGTTTTCTCCACGCTCGGCCTGCTGGCGGCCTTCATCTGGATGTTTACCAGCGGCTGGCTCAACATCCTCGGCCTGATTGCGACCGCGTTCTGCGTGCTGCTCGCCATCGGTCACTTCCAGTCCCGCGGCAAGGCCTGGGGCGACTGGTATGACCGCCTCCTGCTGAACGCACTGCCGTTCACCGTGCTGACCTTTCTCTCCGTTGCCGTCGGCGGCCTCATCCAGATCATCCCGATGCTCACCATCGAGCGCCGGCTCCAGACCGAGGACCGCGTGGCCCAGGTTTACACGCCGCTCGAGCTCGCGGGGCGCGACCTCTATGTCAGCGAGGGCTGCTACACCTGCCACTCGCAGATGATCCGCACGCTCGTGCCCGACGTGATGCGTTACGGTGACTACTCGCGCCTCGGCGAATCCATCTGGGACCATCCCTATCAGTGGGGTTCCAAGCGCACCGGTCCGGATCTCTCCCGCGTCGGCGGCAAATACAACCATGCCTGGCACTACGACCACATGCGCGACCCGCGCGCCATCTCGACCGGGTCGAACATGCCGTCCTACTCATGGCTGCACGAGAAGGCCACCGACTACGCGGCGCTCAGCTCCAAGATCCGCGTGCAGCGCCTGCTCGGCGTGCCGTTCCCCAACTGGTCGCCCGCCGAGATCGACGCCCTCGCCAGGGCCCAGGCCAAGCAGATCGCCAGCGAGCTGCGCGACCAGGGCCGCTACACCGAGCCCGACAAGGAGATCGTCGCCCTCATCGCCTACCTCCAGTCGCTGGGCAAGAAGTGGGAGCCCACCGGAACCGCTGCGCGGTAAATCCCAAACGCCAAATTCCAGACTCCAAACAATCAAAAATCGAGAATCCAAAATCGAAAATAGGAGAATTCACCATGTTCCGCCGCATCATCTACGAAGACTGGCAGCTCATTTTTCCCGTCGTCGCCCTCGCCGTGGCGTCGCTCGTTTATGTGGTCGCCGCGTGGCGCGCGAGCCGCATGAAACCCGCGCAGAGCGAGCGTCTCGCCCGGATGCCCCTCGAGCACAACTGATCCCGCCATGACCCAGCCTCCGCAACCTCCGCCCGGTCAGAACGGTCCGAAACTCCGTAACCACGTCTATGACGGCATTCAGGAGTTCGACCAGCGGCTGCCCAACTGGTGGCTCTACACCCTCTACGGCGCCATCGCGTTCTCCATCGTCTATTGGTTCGCCCACATGGTGGCCAAGGTGGTTCCGGCCGACGGGACGCAGGTGGACGCCGAGATGGCCCGCATCGCCGCCGTCAAGATGGCCGGCTCCATCGACGTGACCAACGACGACATCTTCTGGGAGATGAGCGGCAATCCGGTCTTCGTCGAGGCCGGCAAGCAGACTTACACCTCCCTGTGCGCCGCCTGCCACCTCGCCAGCCTCCGGGGCAAGGGCGAGAACCCGGCGGCGGTCGGTCCCGACCTCACCGACACCGCCTGGATTCACGGTGGCACGCCGAAGGAAGTCTACCACACCGTCTCGGCCGGCGTCCTGGCCAAGGGCATGCCGGCCTGGGAGCCCGTGCTCGGCCAGAAAAAGACCGCCGAGGTCGTGGCCTTCCTTCTTTCCCATCACCGCAAAGGAGAACCCGTCACCGTCGAGACTCCCAAGTAAATCAAGGTGGAACCTGCGCTCTGCGCAGGTCTAGCCCGCGCGCAGCGCGGTCTCCACCCGCTCAAACCACGCATGAGCGCCGATCCCAAAGTTCCCACGAATCCCGAACCCTCCCGCCCGCGTCCCGCGTCGCCCTACCGGCCGAGCGTGGACTCGGTCACGACTATCGCGAGTGACGGTTCGCGGCGCGACATCCATCCGGCCGACGTCCACGGCCGTTTCACCCGGATGCGCCGCTGGAGCGGCTGGGCGCTGATCGCCTTCTACGTCGCCCTGCCCTGGATTCCGGTCAACGGCTACCCGGCCGTCCTCCTCGACATCGCCGGCAGCCGTTTCCACTTCTTCGGTTTCACCCTCGCGGCGCAGGATGCCTGGCTGCTGTTCTTCGGCGTGACGGGGCTGGGCTTCGCGCTCTTTTTCCTGACGGCGCTCTTCGGCCGTCTCTGGTGCGGCTGGGCCTGCCCGCAGACGGTCTATCTCGAGCATGTTTACCGGGTGATCGAACGCTGGATTGACGGCGATGCTCCCGCCCGACGTGCGCTTCAGGCCGCGCCCCTCACCGCCGGCAAGGCCGGGCGGCGCATCCTCAAGCATGCGCTCTATGCCGTGGCGTCGCTCGTCATCACCCACATATTTCTCAGCTACTTCGTGAGCCTGCCCGAGGTATGGCAAATGATGCGCGAGGCCCCCCGCGATCACTGGGCGGCCTTCCTCTTCGTCTTCATCGCCGCGGGCATCCTGTATTTCAATTTCGCGTGGTTCCGCGAGCAGCTCTGCATCGTGATCTGCCCTTACGGACGCCTGCAGTCGGCGTTGACCGACGACCACTCGATGGTGATCGGCTACGACAGCAAGCGCGGCGAGCCGCGCGGCAAGCTCGGCACGCCCGATGCCGGCGCCTGCGTGGCCTGCAACCGCTGCGTGCAGGTCTGCCCGACCGGCATCGACATCCGTCACGGCCTCCAGCTCGAGTGCATCGGGTGCGCGGCCTGCATCGACGCCTGCGACGAGGTCATGACCAAGGTTCACCGGCCGACGGGCCTCGTGCGCTACGATTCCTTCATCGGGCTCGACGGCGGTCGCACCCGCTGGATTCGCCCGCGCATCATCGTTTACTTCATCCTGCTGCTCGTCGGCACGGCGGTCGCGACCTACGCGTTTTCGACGGTGAAGCCGGCGAACTTCCTCGTCTATCGCATGAGCGGCGCGGCCTATTTCGTGAGCCCCGGCGACGTGCGGAACCAGTTCATGGTGCGGCTGCTGAACAAACGCACCGAGCCGGCCACGTTTGTGGTCTCGACCGAAGGCGTTCCCGCCGGGGTTCAGCAAAGCGGCTTCACCGCGCCGGTCACCCTCGGGCCGCTCGCCGAGTCGGTCAGTCCGCTGGTGCTGATTGTGGACCGCAAGCACTACACCGGTCCGTTCCACTTTACCGTCCGGGTCGAAGACTCGGCTCACACCTACCAACTCTCGCGCGCCGTGGAATTCATGGGGCCCGAGCCGAAACTGCTAGAGGAGGAAGACCGTGAAAAAGGCGTCCAGCGTTGAGACGGGGATCACTCCTTGTAGGGTCGCCGCTGGCGGCGACCTTGAGGGCTCGCTTCCGGGGGCGGCGCAAGCACCGACCCGACAAAAGGCGCAGAAGACGGCATGGTCCCTCTGGCTTTGGGTCGCCGCCGGCTTCCTGTTTCTCGGGGTGCTGTGGACGGTGCTGTTCATCGCCTCGCGGCGGATCGACACACGCACGGTGCCGCTCGCAACCCAGGAGGCGAAGCCATGACGCACGAACTGGCCGGCATCACGGGGCCCGTCTCGGCGCTGCTCGCCGGGCTGGTGACCAGCCTGCACTGCGCCGGCATGTGCGGCCCGCTGGCGTGCTCGGTCATGCCCGCCCGGCGCGATGAGGCCGATCCGCACACGGTGGCGACGGTCTATCATGTCACCCGCCTCGTCGGCTACTCGCTGCTGGGTGCGCTCGTGGGCGGGATGGGCCGCGTGCCGTTGTCCTTCATCGGCGAGGGCGCTCTGCGCTACCTGCCGTGGTTGCTGGTGGCGTTCTTTGTCGCTGTCGCCGTGCGCTTCGACCAGCGCCTGCCGCGGCTGCCGGTGATCGGGCGGGCCTATGCGGCCGTCACCCAGCGGCTGCGCGGCGGTTCGCGGCTCAAGGCCGCGGCCGTGCTGGGACTCGCCACTCCGCTGCTGCCCTGTGGTCCGCTGTATTTTCTGCTGTCGCTCGCGCTGCTGTCGGGTTCCGCCCTGAATGGCGCCGAGACGCTGCTCGCCTTCGGTCTCGGCACGGTGCCGCTGCTGTGGTTTGCGCAGGCCAACTACCACCTCATCCGCGTGCGCATCGGGCCGGTATGGCTCGGCCGCATCCAGACCGCGCTCGCGCTCGTCGTGGCCGCCGTCCTCGTCTGGCGGCTGCGCGGGACACTGGGCCTCGGCGGCCCGGGGGTGAACGATTTCGTGTGCTTCTGACATGAGCGATTTCCGGCAAAATTTGGTGGGCGGGGATGCGAGCCCGATGGTGCGAGTGCGTGGACTGCGCGCCCCGCAAGCCGTCCCCGTCCACCACTGCCGGCACTGCGGCACGCCGCTGCAAACGGACCCTGCGCGGGAGAGCGGCTTTTGCTGTGCGGGCTGCTCCTATGTTTTCCGTCTCGTGCACGAGCATGGGCTGGAGGGCTATTACAAGATTCGCGACACGGTGGTCGCGCCCGTGGACCAGCTGGTTTTCCAGCCGCGGGACTTTGCCTGGCTGGCCGAGCTGCAAGCGGAGGCGGAAAAAGTGCCCGGCACGCCCGCGCTGCTGCTGGAGGTGCAGGGCATCTCCTGTGCCGGCTGCGTGTGGCTGATCGAAAAGGTGTTTCACCAGCAGAAGGGGGCGCTCGGCATCGAGACCGACGCGCAGCTGGGGCGCCTGCGCCTGCGCTGGGCGCGCGGCGAGTTTGATGCCCCGGGCTTTGCCCGCGCCCTGCAGTCCTTCAACTATCTCGTGGGGCCGCCGGGCGAGGAGCCGGCCGTGCCGGAGAGCCGCCTGCTCGTGCGCCGCCTCGGCCTGTGTGCGGCGTTCTCGATGAACATCATGCTGTTCGCCCTGCCGACCTATTTCGGCATGGAGGCCGGCTTTCGCTACGCGCCCCTCTTCGGCACTCTGGCGATGGTGTTCGCCACGCTCAGCCTGCTGAGCGGCGGCAGTTATTTTCTCAGCCGGGCCTGGCAGGCCTTGCGCAGCGGCGTGCTGCACATCGACCTGCCCATCGCCATCGGCATCATTGGCGCTTATGCCGGGTCGTTCTTCGGGTGGGCCACCGGGCGCGAGGAGTATGTGTATTTCGATTTCGTCGGTGCTTTCATCCTGCTGATGCTCGTCGGTCGCTGGGCGCAGGTGGCCGCCGTGGAGCGCAACCGCCGGCGGCTGCTGAGCGTGCAGGCCCGTCCGCACAAGGTGCGCGTGCTCGGGCCTTCGGGCGCCACGGTGGAGCAGCCCGTCGAGAACCTGCGGCCCGGGGATGTGTTTCGTGTGCGCTCGGGTCAGGTGGTGCCGGTCGAGGCCCAGCTCGAGTCGTCGGCCGCGGCCTTTGGCACGGCGTGGATCACGGGCGAGGCCGATCCGCGGGAATACCGGCTCGGCGGGCGGGTGCCGGCCGGGGCGGTGTCGCTTGCGCGGGGCGAGGTCCAGCTGCGGGCCGCGCAGGGCTGGAACGAGTCCCTGCTGGCCAAATTGCTCCAGCCCGCCGGTCGCGACCATTTCCGCCACCGGATGTTGGAACGCATCGTCGGCGGATACCTGATCGCGATCTTCGCCGCGGCGATTCTCTCCGGTGTTTTCTGGTGGCTGGGCACGCACGATCCCGTGCACACGCTCGCGGTGGTGACGGCGGTCTTGGTCGTTTCCTGTCCCTGCGCCGTTGGTCTGGCTTTCCCGCTGGCGGACGAGATGGCCACGGTGGCGCTGCGCCGGCACGGCGTGTTTGTCCGCGAGGGCGATCTTTGGCCGCGCTTGAGCCGCATCCGGCACCTGCTTTTCGACAAGACTGGCACGCTCACGCTGGAGACTCCCGTGCTACGCAATCCCGCGGCCCTAGGGGAACTTGCCCCGGCGGCCCGCGCGGCCTTGCTGACCTTGGTGCGCGACAACCCGCATCCTGTCAGCCAGAGCCTGCTGGAAAACTTGCTGGCCGGAGCTGGTGGCACGGGGCTGGAACCCTTGGCCGGCACCATTCAGGAGGAGCCCGGCTTCGGTGTGCGGCTGGAAACGGCAACCGGGGTCTGGTCGCTGGGCCGGCCCGGGTGGGCCCAAAACCGAGGGGAGGGCACCCCGGCTCCAGAAGGAACCCATGACACCGAGTTTGCCTGCGACGGGGTCGTGCTGGCGCGGTTTGCCTTCGCCGATTCAGTGCGACCGGATGCGGTCGAGGAGATCACCGCGCTGCGGTGTGAGGGGTTCAAGGTCTTCATTTTGAGCGGCGACCGGCCGGAAAAAGTGGCCGCTATGGCCCGGATGCTGGGGCTGCCCGCGGATCATGCCGTGGCGGGCCGCACGCCCGAGCAGAAGGCCGCGTGGGTGCAAATGATCGACCGGCGCGACACCCTGATGCTGGGCGACGGCGCCAACGACAGTCTCGCCTTCGATGCGGCCTTCGCGCGCGGCACCCCGGTCATCCATCGCGGTGTGCTGGAAGGGAAAGCTGATTTCTACTACCTGGGCCAGGGTCTGCGTGGCCTGCGCCGCCTGTTTGAGGTCAACACCGCGCGCCGCCGCACGCAGCTCGCGCTCCTCGTCTTCTCCGTGGCCTACAACGCGCTCGCCGTGGGCCTGGCCGTGAGCGGACACATGAGCCCGTTGCTCGCGGCGATTCTCATGCCCGTCAGCTCGCTGCTCTCGCTCGCCATCGTCGGCGCGGGGATGCGCCGCTGGCTGAAGGTCTGATCAAGCGAGTGACTTCGGGATCGCGGCGGTGAGGTTTACCGGCTCGCCGGCGGTGACGAGGATGTTGTCCTCGATGCGCACGCCGCCGATGTGCAGGTGCTGGTCCACGAGGTCCCAGTTCACGACCTTGGCGTAACGCTGGCGCCGGCCCGGATCGCGCAGGATGGCCGGGATCAGGTAGAGCCCCGGCTCCACCGTCACGATGTATCCTGCACGCAGCACGAGGTCCATCCGCAGGCTGCGCAATGAAGGACGCGGATCACGGGCGCGGCCCGGCTCGAGGCCGCTGGCGTCACGCACGCCGAGGCCGACCATGTGGCCGAGGCCGTGCGGGTAGAACAGGGTGTGCACATCCTGCTCCACCAGCAGGTGGGGGTCGCCGCGCACCACGCCCATGGCGGCAAGGCTGCACATCATGTCGGCCGCGGTCGTGAAATGCAGGTCCTTCCACTCCATGCCGGGACGGCAACGCTCGCAGGCGCGTTGCTGGGCGCCAAGCACCGCCTGGTAAAGGTCGCGCTGGAATCCCGAGAGCCGGCCGATGCCGTAGGTGCGGGTGACGTCGGTCACGTAGCGATCCACCTGCGCGCCGGAGTCGATCAGCACGAAGTCTCCGTCCTGGAGCAGCCGGTCCGGTGACGGTGAGCCGTGGAAGACCGCGCTCTGCAATCCCGCGCCGATGATGGTGTCGTAGCCCGTGCATTGGGCGCCGTGGCGAAAATACTCGGTCTCAAGCTCGATCTGGAGCGTGCGTTCGCTGACGCCAGCGCGGAGCCAAGGCTGGATCTTGGCGTAGCCGGCGGCGGTGGCGGCGGCGCCGCGTTTCATGAGTTCGACCTCGGCCGGTTCCTTGGGGCGGCGGGCGTGCTTGTATTCCTCGCGGATCGCGGCGGAGCGGGCCTCGTCGCAGGAGACGCCGGCGATGGGGGCGCCGAGCATGACGACCGGGCGGTCACGCCGGGCGGCGAGCCAGTCGGGAAACCCGGCCAGGAGCACGCCAGGGATTTGCTCGCGGCCTTCCCACACGCGGTCCAGTTCCGTCACCTCGGGCACGAAGGAGGTCCATTTTGCGTCGCGCGGATCGTAGGCGAGGATACCGCCGATGGCCTCGGTGTGGCCGGTGAGGTAGTAATACTCCTGGTGGGCGATAAACGGCAGCAGTGCGTCGCTGATCTCGGGCTTGGGGATGGGGTGGCCTGCGCCGATGAGCAGCACCTCGTGGTTCAGGGCCAGCGCCCGGGCGATGCGCTCGCGCCGGGCGGGGTAGTCAAATTGCATGCACCGACCGTAGGTGCTGAGCCGGTTGGTGCAATCCTGCATGACCGACCGTTGAGGGCCTGCGCAAAGTCAGGTGTTGCGATCGGGAGCTCAGGATGCCGGCTGCGTTAGTTCGGCCAGCGCCTTTTGTGCGGCCTCGAGCTTCGGGTCGTGGCGCAGCGCCGTTTCGAAACGCGTGCGGGCCTCGTCCTTGCGGCCGAGTTGCACGAGCATGCGTCCGCAGAGGTAGTGGGGCCTGCCGTGATCCGCCTGCAGCTTGGCCAGCGCTTCGTAGTGGGTGAGCGCTGTCGCGAAGTCCTCCTGTTTCTCGGCGATGTTGCCGAGTTCGGACTCGCCGAGCACCGGGTTGAGCTGGTGGACGCGTAGCGCGTATTCGCGGGCCTTGACGGGGCTGCCGCCGGCGATTTCGGGGGCGTTGGTGTAGTAGCGGCTCAGGCCGATGAGGGCGCCGAGGTGCTGCGGGTCCAGTTCGGCGGCCTTCTCGAAGGCCTTGCGCATGCGGCCGGCGATCATCGCCTGCTGCATGAAGCCGACTTCGCCGATGCGCTGCGACAGCGCCTGACCAAGGCTGGCGTGCGCGCCCGCCTGGTCGGGCGCGAGTTTCACGGCGCGCTCGGCGAGGGCGACGGCCTCGGCCGCCCGGTTCTGACGCAGACGCACGAGGCTGAGCTGCTGGAGGACGGCGGGGTCGGGCTTTTCGCCTGCGGCCAGCGGCGAGAGCAAGGAGTCGGCGGTGGCGAGATCGCCGGCCTTGAGGGCGGCGGTGGCTTGTTCGACGGGTGTTTGCGCCGCGGAGCCGAGGGCGGTCGCAAGGAGCAGGAGCAGGAGCACGGATGTTTTCATGGTTAAAATCAGTCTTGCTGGAGCGCCTGGGTGGGATTCAGGCGGGAGGCTCGCCATGCGGGCACCGCGGCGGCAAGCAGGCCGATGCACGGCAGGAAAAGCGCGACGGCCAGCAGCACGGGCGGATCAAAGGCCGTCACACCGGGCAAGAAACTGCCCAGCACCCGGCCGAACGCGACGGCTCCCAGCAGGCCCAGAGTCGTGCCCGCCAGGCAAAGCCGGCCGGCGTGCTGGAGCATCCAACCGAGAATGCCGGCCGGGCTCGCACCGAGCGCCATGCGCACGCCAATTTCGCGCACACGTTGCCCGGTGGTGAACGCCATGCTCGCGTAGAGTCCGAAGGCCGAGAGGCCGAGTGCGGCGGCGGCAAACCCGCCGAACAACAAGGTGCGCAATCGCGGCTCCGTGGCGGTGCGGGCGATGTTGCGCTCAAGCGGCACGAGATCCATCGGCAGGGCCGGGTCCGCCTGACGTAACGCGGCCTGCAGTTCGCCCAGCCGTGCGGCGCCGCCCGCCACCCGCACCAGCAGCGTGCCAAAAAACCACGGCGATTGGGCCTGCGGCACGTAGATCTGCGGCGGGGGCGCGTCGGCGAGGTTGTCCTGTCTCACGTCGGCGACCACACCGACGATCTCGCGATACTCGCTGAGCAGAAAGGGCACGGTCTGGAGGTGGCGGCCGATCGGATCTTCGCCGGGAAAGGCCCGCTCCGCGAGCGCCTGGTTGATGACGCAGACCTTGCGCGTGGTGCGCTCGTCGCCGGGCTCGATGAAACGGCCGCGGAGCAGCGGGAGGCGGAGGGTTTTCAGAAAATCCGGCGTCACGGCGTTGAACACGGCGTC
This DNA window, taken from Oleiharenicola lentus, encodes the following:
- a CDS encoding tetratricopeptide repeat protein, which codes for MKTSVLLLLLLATALGSAAQTPVEQATAALKAGDLATADSLLSPLAAGEKPDPAVLQQLSLVRLRQNRAAEAVALAERAVKLAPDQAGAHASLGQALSQRIGEVGFMQQAMIAGRMRKAFEKAAELDPQHLGALIGLSRYYTNAPEIAGGSPVKAREYALRVHQLNPVLGESELGNIAEKQEDFATALTHYEALAKLQADHGRPHYLCGRMLVQLGRKDEARTRFETALRHDPKLEAAQKALAELTQPAS